A window of Rhabdothermincola salaria contains these coding sequences:
- a CDS encoding cytochrome P450 produces MDDSRGGGPATQRLDLIDPGLYLDGVPRDYLRWLRDHEPVAWHDEVDGPGYWVLSRYDDVVDANRDWRRYSNAAKGSSIEEARSDDELALRRLIFVNQDPPEHTRYRKLVSSAFTPGHVRRLTPLIEATCARLVDELCDGRPHDFVATAEALSFQMVATLFGVPEADWPSLLEITRALADFQDPEVNPDLAPRPEVQQAMFAYAADLIARVRSDPEAHTGVVVDLVNAEIEEDGERHRLDDLGLAAFFPAVLVGGLSTTAHVMTEAVNSWIEDPSLFDEWAGADCPASVVEELLRWRGPVMSFRRTATEDHERHGRTIRAGDKVLLSYASANRDERRFDDPDRFDGHRNPNDHVAFGGGGPHFCIGAQLARLDLRLVLGELFRTVDHFEAAGEPVRLRSNQFAGWLHYPVVAVAR; encoded by the coding sequence ATGGACGACAGCAGGGGTGGGGGACCGGCGACGCAGCGTCTGGACCTGATCGATCCGGGTCTCTACCTCGACGGTGTGCCCCGGGACTACCTCCGATGGTTGCGCGACCACGAACCGGTCGCCTGGCACGACGAGGTCGACGGGCCCGGGTACTGGGTGCTCAGCCGGTACGACGATGTGGTGGACGCCAACCGGGACTGGCGTCGCTATTCCAACGCGGCCAAGGGCTCGTCCATCGAGGAGGCCCGCAGCGACGACGAGTTGGCGCTGCGCCGACTCATCTTCGTGAACCAGGACCCACCCGAGCACACGCGGTACCGCAAGCTGGTGAGTTCGGCGTTCACGCCCGGGCACGTCCGGCGGCTCACCCCGCTCATCGAGGCGACGTGTGCCCGGCTCGTCGACGAGCTGTGCGACGGTCGACCCCACGACTTCGTCGCGACTGCCGAGGCGCTCTCGTTCCAGATGGTCGCCACCCTCTTCGGGGTGCCCGAGGCCGACTGGCCCTCGTTGCTGGAGATCACCCGGGCACTCGCCGACTTCCAGGACCCGGAGGTGAACCCGGACCTGGCCCCCCGTCCCGAGGTCCAGCAGGCCATGTTCGCCTACGCGGCCGACCTGATCGCCAGGGTCCGGTCCGACCCGGAGGCGCACACGGGGGTCGTCGTCGATCTGGTGAACGCCGAGATCGAGGAGGACGGCGAGCGCCACCGCCTCGACGACCTGGGCCTGGCGGCGTTCTTCCCGGCGGTGCTGGTCGGGGGTCTCAGCACCACAGCTCATGTCATGACCGAGGCGGTCAACAGCTGGATCGAGGACCCGTCCCTCTTCGACGAGTGGGCCGGCGCCGACTGTCCCGCCTCCGTCGTGGAGGAGCTCCTGCGATGGCGGGGGCCGGTGATGTCGTTCCGCCGGACCGCCACCGAGGACCACGAGCGCCACGGACGCACGATCCGCGCCGGTGACAAGGTGCTGTTGTCATACGCGTCGGCCAACCGCGACGAACGCCGCTTCGATGACCCGGACCGCTTCGACGGCCACCGGAACCCCAACGACCACGTGGCCTTCGGAGGCGGTGGCCCTCACTTCTGCATCGGCGCCCAGCTGGCCCGCCTCGACCTGCGCCTGGTCCTCGGAGAGCTGTTTCGCACCGTGGACCACTTCGAAGCGGCAGGCGAGCCGGTCCGTCTCCGTTCGAACCAGTTCGCCGGGTGGCTGCACTACCCGGTGGTGGCGGTCGCCCGCTGA
- a CDS encoding TetR/AcrR family transcriptional regulator: protein MMSLYSDGQYTPTAAAIAERAGVSVRSLFRYFDDVEDLAAAVIERQASLVYPLLAVDVAADDPVEVRVAQLVDGRVRQYELLAPAARAARAVAHRRPLVAAKLAEINAARREQIRTLFSEELEAMGPHDARRVLGAADVLCSFETYHLLREEHGLEPDVLVADLARTLLVLLRRDRD, encoded by the coding sequence ATGATGTCGCTGTACTCCGACGGCCAGTACACCCCCACCGCAGCCGCGATCGCCGAGCGGGCCGGGGTCTCGGTGCGCTCGCTGTTTCGATACTTCGACGACGTCGAGGACCTGGCCGCGGCCGTCATCGAACGGCAAGCGTCGCTCGTGTACCCCTTGCTCGCCGTCGACGTCGCGGCCGACGATCCCGTCGAGGTCCGGGTCGCCCAGCTCGTGGACGGCCGGGTACGCCAGTACGAGCTGCTGGCGCCGGCCGCCCGGGCTGCCCGTGCCGTGGCCCACCGCCGACCCCTGGTGGCGGCCAAGCTCGCCGAGATCAACGCCGCACGACGTGAGCAGATCCGCACACTGTTCTCCGAAGAGCTCGAGGCGATGGGCCCGCACGACGCCCGTCGGGTGCTCGGCGCAGCCGACGTTCTCTGCTCGTTCGAGACCTATCACCTCCTTCGCGAGGAGCATGGCCTCGAACCAGACGTGCTGGTGGCTGACCTCGCCCGCACGCTGCTCGTCCTGTTGCGCCGGGACCGCGACTGA
- a CDS encoding thioesterase family protein has translation MFIPDGDDAVVATVLTQGPWDPNAQYGGTPAALLTWAVERVPTLVPMRIARLTVDMHRPVPLGRLGVGTEIVREGKRLQIVVATITADGAEVARATALRFRTGPGPDTWSDPDQAPITAPPFGAVRPQRVQFEGRNGFTGALEVREAGDRSPGTSWYRATRPVIAGEEASPTVRLAWASDFTANSANHLDLARWSAINADLTISLARAPRGEWTGVATRSWYGTDGIGLSRADLFDRDGFVGTCTAALLVDEVAAPYNDPS, from the coding sequence ATGTTCATCCCCGACGGCGACGACGCAGTCGTCGCCACCGTGCTCACCCAGGGTCCGTGGGACCCCAACGCCCAGTACGGCGGCACACCCGCCGCCCTGCTCACGTGGGCGGTCGAGCGGGTCCCGACGCTGGTTCCTATGCGCATCGCCCGCCTCACCGTCGACATGCACCGTCCGGTGCCCCTCGGTCGCCTCGGCGTCGGCACCGAGATCGTGCGCGAGGGCAAGCGCCTCCAGATCGTGGTGGCCACCATCACCGCCGACGGAGCCGAGGTGGCCCGGGCCACCGCGCTGCGCTTTCGCACCGGCCCCGGTCCCGACACCTGGAGTGACCCGGACCAGGCCCCCATCACCGCTCCGCCGTTCGGGGCGGTGCGACCCCAGCGGGTGCAGTTCGAGGGCCGCAACGGCTTCACCGGTGCGCTCGAGGTGAGAGAGGCCGGCGACCGGAGCCCGGGCACCAGTTGGTACCGCGCCACCCGACCGGTGATCGCCGGGGAGGAGGCCTCACCGACGGTGCGCCTGGCCTGGGCATCGGACTTCACCGCCAACAGCGCCAACCACCTCGATCTCGCCCGTTGGTCGGCCATCAACGCCGATCTGACCATCAGCCTGGCCCGCGCGCCGCGGGGCGAGTGGACCGGGGTGGCCACCCGCTCCTGGTACGGCACCGACGGCATCGGTCTCTCCCGCGCCGACCTGTTCGACCGCGACGGGTTCGTGGGCACGTGCACCGCCGCCCTGCTGGTGGACGAGGTCGCCGCCCCCTACAACGACCCGAGCTGA
- a CDS encoding maleylpyruvate isomerase family mycothiol-dependent enzyme, with protein MPTIVDHDAIVALLESTWAAIDELYTGLDDVDYDRPTCCPGWTVRDQLAHIAATELSLSGEAVPEVDVGGVAHVRNEIGGMNERWVASMRALSGGEVLDVFRRATAQRLETLKGMTQADFDAPSWTPAGPDETYGRFMRIRHYDSFTHEHDTREAVGAADRDDPAAVASCLDETATALGFVVGRRAGIPEGQRVRIELTGPAARTYSVEVTDRARLVDGFDGEATVGLTMPSPLFLRLTAGRRDAGPHVGREIVLSGDDELARRLATNLAFTI; from the coding sequence ATGCCCACCATCGTCGACCACGACGCCATCGTCGCCCTGCTCGAGAGCACCTGGGCCGCCATCGACGAGCTCTACACGGGCCTCGACGACGTCGACTACGACCGGCCCACGTGCTGCCCGGGGTGGACGGTGCGCGACCAGTTGGCCCACATCGCCGCCACCGAGCTCAGCCTGTCCGGTGAAGCGGTGCCCGAGGTCGATGTGGGCGGCGTGGCGCACGTCCGCAACGAGATCGGGGGGATGAACGAGCGGTGGGTGGCGTCGATGCGGGCCCTGTCGGGCGGTGAGGTCCTCGACGTGTTCCGGCGGGCGACCGCCCAGCGGCTCGAGACCCTGAAGGGAATGACCCAGGCCGACTTCGACGCTCCCTCGTGGACGCCGGCCGGCCCCGACGAGACCTACGGGCGGTTCATGCGCATCCGCCACTACGACAGCTTCACCCACGAGCACGACACCCGCGAGGCGGTGGGCGCAGCGGACAGGGATGACCCTGCTGCGGTCGCCTCCTGCCTCGACGAGACGGCCACCGCCCTCGGCTTCGTGGTCGGCCGCCGGGCGGGGATCCCCGAGGGCCAGCGGGTGCGGATCGAGCTCACCGGGCCCGCCGCTCGCACCTACTCGGTGGAGGTCACCGACCGGGCTCGCCTCGTCGACGGCTTCGACGGCGAGGCGACCGTGGGGCTGACGATGCCATCGCCGCTCTTCCTCCGGCTCACCGCCGGTCGCCGTGACGCCGGTCCCCACGTGGGCCGAGAGATCGTGCTGTCGGGTGACGACGAGCTGGCCCGGCGACTGGCCACCAACCTGGCCTTCACCATCTGA
- a CDS encoding DsbA family protein — protein MADSEPEPAAPTSVDFHFDVMCPYAYQTSLWMREVRDRAGVEVRWRFFSLEEVNRVEGKKHPWERPWSYGWSMMRIGAHLRRIDPDLLDRWYATAGRALHVEGRKPHRPEVAEALLTEMGLDPSWVAAAIADPTTGDEVRREHEAVVALGGWGVPTLVFGRDQALFGPVLIDPPTGDAAVRLWHSVTAWIEFPHVYELQRPKGPDDIAAIGAAFRPYLEARDWVTIRNETP, from the coding sequence GTGGCCGACTCCGAGCCCGAACCCGCCGCCCCCACGTCGGTCGACTTCCACTTCGACGTGATGTGCCCGTACGCCTACCAGACGTCGCTCTGGATGCGCGAGGTGCGCGACCGGGCGGGGGTCGAGGTCCGCTGGCGGTTCTTCAGCCTGGAGGAGGTCAACCGGGTCGAGGGCAAGAAGCACCCGTGGGAGCGGCCGTGGTCCTACGGGTGGTCGATGATGCGCATCGGCGCCCACCTGCGCCGCATCGATCCCGACCTGCTCGACCGCTGGTACGCCACCGCCGGCCGGGCACTGCACGTCGAGGGCCGCAAGCCCCACCGGCCCGAGGTGGCCGAGGCGCTGCTCACCGAGATGGGCCTCGACCCCTCGTGGGTGGCCGCCGCGATCGCGGACCCCACGACCGGTGACGAGGTGCGTCGCGAGCACGAGGCCGTCGTGGCCCTCGGAGGGTGGGGGGTGCCCACCCTCGTGTTCGGCAGGGACCAGGCCCTGTTCGGTCCGGTGCTGATCGACCCGCCTACGGGCGACGCGGCGGTACGCCTCTGGCACAGCGTGACCGCCTGGATCGAGTTCCCCCACGTGTACGAGTTGCAGCGCCCCAAGGGGCCCGACGACATCGCCGCCATCGGCGCCGCCTTCCGTCCCTACCTCGAGGCCCGTGACTGGGTCACCATCCGAAACGAGACGCCCTGA
- a CDS encoding site-2 protease family protein, with translation MRETVSFGRLAGIRVGANWSVLIIGWILAFGLAAGVLPEAAPGHATGLYWVAGLLATAVFLGSLLAHEMAHALVARAKGLPVEGITLWALGGVSKLGGDASRARDELRIAIAGPATSLVLGVAFFATAAGLAALGAGDLVVTTVVWLATINVVLGLFNLAPAFPLDGGRVVRALLWARHGDRLQATRSAAAVGRAFGFGLVGLGVMVVFLGAVFQGVWFMLLGWFVVSMGQAEATGVEQRRLLEDVTVDEVMSAPVACVPADLTVDRLVDEHVLTHRWSAYPVVDDDDRLLGLATLDTVRRVPAEERSSTRVLDAGFPAAEVPQAPPGASLADQLATLSASPVGRLVVVDQGRVVGLVSRTDVVSCLQRRSLMSS, from the coding sequence ATGCGCGAGACCGTGAGTTTCGGCCGGCTCGCCGGCATCCGTGTGGGGGCCAACTGGAGCGTCTTGATCATCGGGTGGATCCTGGCCTTCGGTCTGGCGGCGGGGGTGCTCCCCGAGGCGGCGCCGGGTCACGCCACCGGGCTCTACTGGGTGGCCGGACTCCTGGCCACGGCCGTGTTCCTGGGCTCGCTGCTGGCCCACGAGATGGCCCACGCCCTCGTGGCCCGAGCCAAGGGCCTCCCCGTGGAGGGCATCACCCTGTGGGCGCTCGGCGGCGTGTCGAAGCTGGGGGGCGACGCCTCCCGCGCTCGCGACGAGCTACGCATCGCCATCGCCGGCCCGGCCACCAGCCTGGTGCTCGGCGTCGCCTTCTTCGCCACCGCCGCCGGCCTGGCCGCGCTGGGCGCCGGCGACCTGGTGGTCACCACCGTCGTGTGGCTGGCCACCATCAACGTCGTGCTGGGGTTGTTCAACCTGGCCCCGGCGTTCCCCCTCGACGGCGGGAGGGTGGTGCGGGCCCTGCTCTGGGCCCGCCACGGCGACCGGCTCCAGGCCACCCGCTCGGCGGCGGCGGTGGGTCGGGCCTTCGGTTTCGGCCTCGTCGGGCTCGGGGTCATGGTCGTGTTCCTCGGCGCGGTGTTCCAAGGGGTCTGGTTCATGCTCCTCGGGTGGTTCGTGGTGAGCATGGGGCAGGCGGAGGCCACCGGGGTGGAACAACGCCGGCTGCTCGAGGACGTGACCGTGGACGAGGTCATGTCCGCGCCGGTGGCGTGCGTACCGGCGGACCTCACGGTCGACCGCCTGGTGGACGAGCACGTGCTGACCCACCGCTGGTCGGCCTATCCCGTCGTCGACGACGACGACCGCCTGCTCGGACTGGCCACCCTCGACACCGTGCGTCGTGTCCCGGCCGAGGAGCGGAGCAGCACGCGGGTCCTCGATGCCGGCTTCCCCGCCGCAGAGGTGCCCCAGGCCCCTCCGGGCGCATCCCTCGCCGACCAGCTGGCCACGCTGTCGGCCTCCCCGGTGGGCCGACTGGTGGTCGTGGACCAGGGCCGCGTGGTCGGGCTGGTGTCACGCACCGACGTGGTGTCGTGCCTGCAGCGCCGCTCGCTCATGTCGAGCTGA
- the pepE gene encoding dipeptidase PepE: MDLLLLSNSTNHGGQMYAHAAEAMRALVRDRAVTFVPFALADWDDYASRALGALRSMGLRADSAHRAEDPARAILDADVVMMGGGNSFRLLDTLYGLGVVDALADRVRRGAAGYMGASAGTNVAAPTIATTNDMPICQPPSFTALGLLPFQINLHYVDPDPESTFMGETRDERIEEFLEENDCPVLAMYEGSWLRVAGDGAWVEGPARLFRRQGCDHFADGLDVSHLLDLTPVFGGGRRPWADPAVS, translated from the coding sequence GTGGACCTCCTCCTGCTGTCGAACTCCACGAACCACGGCGGGCAGATGTACGCCCACGCGGCAGAGGCGATGCGTGCCCTGGTGCGCGACCGCGCCGTCACCTTCGTCCCCTTCGCTCTCGCCGACTGGGACGACTACGCCTCGAGGGCACTCGGCGCGCTGCGGTCGATGGGACTGCGGGCCGACTCGGCCCATCGTGCCGAGGACCCGGCCCGGGCCATCCTCGACGCGGACGTGGTGATGATGGGAGGCGGCAACTCCTTCCGCCTGCTCGACACGCTGTACGGCCTGGGCGTCGTCGACGCCCTGGCGGACCGGGTCCGCCGCGGTGCCGCCGGGTACATGGGCGCCTCCGCCGGGACCAACGTCGCCGCCCCCACGATCGCCACGACCAACGACATGCCCATCTGCCAGCCCCCGTCGTTCACCGCCCTGGGCCTGCTGCCGTTCCAGATCAACCTGCACTACGTCGACCCGGACCCCGAGTCGACGTTCATGGGCGAGACCCGCGACGAGCGCATCGAGGAGTTCCTCGAGGAGAACGACTGCCCGGTGCTGGCCATGTACGAGGGGTCCTGGCTCCGGGTGGCCGGCGACGGGGCCTGGGTCGAGGGGCCCGCCAGGTTGTTCCGGCGCCAGGGGTGCGACCACTTCGCCGATGGCCTCGACGTCTCGCACCTGCTCGATCTGACGCCCGTCTTCGGTGGCGGACGGCGGCCATGGGCCGATCCTGCGGTATCGTGA